A region of Maribacter algicola DNA encodes the following proteins:
- a CDS encoding DUF4136 domain-containing protein translates to MKNFKILSLIALASVVLTSCSSVRVLSDYNQEANFNQYKSYAFYKTGIDKAQISDLDKKRILYAIEDEMASRGFVKSENPDLLISIFTKEEERVDVYNNNFGWGWGGAWGWGPAWAWGPGWGWGWGGWGPNVSTRTQGSLYIDLIDTKNRELVWQGKGEGTLSNTKNIEKKEQRIKEFVSQILEQYPPNSVAVR, encoded by the coding sequence ATGAAAAATTTTAAAATATTATCGCTGATAGCGCTAGCTTCGGTGGTCTTGACCTCATGCTCTTCGGTTAGGGTACTCTCGGACTATAACCAGGAAGCCAATTTCAACCAATATAAATCCTATGCTTTCTATAAGACCGGGATAGATAAGGCCCAAATATCGGACTTGGATAAAAAAAGAATTCTATATGCCATTGAGGATGAAATGGCCTCACGAGGCTTCGTAAAATCCGAAAATCCCGATTTACTGATAAGCATCTTCACCAAGGAAGAGGAACGCGTTGATGTCTACAACAACAACTTTGGTTGGGGTTGGGGCGGTGCCTGGGGCTGGGGACCTGCATGGGCCTGGGGTCCAGGATGGGGCTGGGGCTGGGGAGGCTGGGGCCCAAATGTAAGTACAAGAACCCAAGGCTCCTTATACATAGATCTTATAGATACCAAAAACAGGGAATTGGTATGGCAGGGCAAAGGCGAAGGAACATTGTCTAATACCAAAAACATCGAAAAGAAAGAACAGCGAATTAAAGAGTTTGTTTCACAGATTTTGGAACAATATCCACCTAATTCGGTGGCAGTTAGATAG
- a CDS encoding DUF5522 domain-containing protein: MKKIIPIEDGDYYWTDEGYRVFTRQYHLKRGYCCESGCRHCPYGYDVKTNSQ; encoded by the coding sequence ATGAAAAAAATTATTCCTATTGAAGATGGTGATTATTATTGGACGGACGAAGGCTATAGGGTTTTTACGCGCCAGTACCATTTAAAGAGGGGCTATTGCTGCGAAAGTGGTTGCAGGCACTGTCCCTACGGATATGATGTAAAAACGAACAGTCAATAA